One genomic window of Bacillus mycoides includes the following:
- a CDS encoding 2-oxoacid:ferredoxin oxidoreductase subunit beta, with translation MATFKDFRNSVKPNWCPGCGDFSVQAAIQRAAANVGLNPDELAVISGIGCSGRISGYINSYGLHSIHGRALPIAQGVKMANRDLTVIASGGDGDGFAIGMGHTIHSIRRNIDITYIVMDNQIYGLTKGQTSPRSEAGFKTKSTPQGSIEPSLNVMEMALTAGATFVAQSFSSDLKELTQIIEAGINHKGFSLINVFSPCVTYNKVNTYDWFKENLTKLSTVEGYDPSNRMMAMQTLMEKNGLVTGLIYQNTKQPSYQELVKDYSEKPLVQADLNMDQKMFDELVAEFM, from the coding sequence ATGGCAACATTTAAGGACTTTCGTAACAGTGTAAAACCAAACTGGTGCCCAGGTTGCGGAGACTTCTCGGTGCAGGCTGCGATTCAGCGTGCGGCAGCTAACGTTGGTTTAAATCCAGATGAGCTAGCTGTTATTTCTGGTATCGGCTGTTCAGGTCGTATTTCAGGGTATATTAATTCATATGGTTTGCATAGTATTCACGGACGTGCTCTTCCGATTGCACAAGGTGTGAAAATGGCAAATCGTGATTTAACAGTTATTGCATCCGGTGGTGACGGTGATGGTTTTGCGATTGGTATGGGACATACGATCCATTCTATTCGTCGTAACATTGATATTACGTACATCGTAATGGATAACCAAATTTACGGATTAACAAAAGGTCAAACTTCACCACGTAGTGAAGCTGGATTTAAAACGAAAAGTACACCACAAGGTTCAATTGAACCATCACTAAATGTTATGGAAATGGCTTTAACAGCTGGTGCGACATTTGTGGCGCAAAGCTTTTCAAGTGATTTAAAAGAATTGACGCAAATTATTGAAGCTGGTATTAACCATAAAGGCTTTTCATTAATTAATGTATTTAGTCCATGTGTTACTTACAATAAAGTAAATACTTATGATTGGTTTAAAGAGAATTTAACGAAACTAAGTACAGTAGAAGGATATGATCCATCTAACCGCATGATGGCTATGCAAACATTAATGGAAAAGAACGGGTTAGTAACAGGTTTAATTTATCAAAATACAAAGCAGCCTTCTTACCAAGAGCTTGTAAAAGACTATAGTGAAAAGCCTTTAGTGCAAGCTGATTTAAATATGGATCAGAAAATGTTTGATGAGCTTGTTGCTGAATTTATGTAA
- a CDS encoding 2-oxoacid:acceptor oxidoreductase subunit alpha, producing MISQLSWKVGGQQGEGIESTGEIFCIALNRLGYYLYGYRHFSSRIKGGHTNNKIRVSTTEVRAISDDLDILIAFDQETIDFNFHELRPGGIVVADAKFNPTIPDNTDVNLYVIPFTDIASELGTSLMKNMVAVGASSSVLGLDETAYLEVVEEIFGRKGEQVVQKNMEAIKRGSQYMKELLGEKVNMMQLEKADGKKRMFMIGNDAIAFGAVAGGARFMSAYPITPASEIMEYLIKKLPKVGGTVIQTEDEIAACTMAIGANYAGVRTLTASAGPGLSLMMEAIGLAGITETPLVIIDTQRGGPSTGLPTKQEQSDLMAMIYGTHGEIPKIVMAPSTVEEAFYDIVEAFNLAEEYQVPVIFLTDLQLSLGKQTVEPLKLDKVEIRRGKLDLEIELPERENKAYFKRYEVTEDGVSPRVLPGMKNGIHHVTGVEHDETGKPSESALNRKDQMDKRFRKMANLQFNTPIYKNAKHDDADVLLVGFNSTRGAIEEAMQRLEQEGMKVNHAHVRLIHPFPTAEIDPLVKKAKRVVVVENNATGQLANIMKMNLGNGEKISSLLKYDGNPFLPKEIYNECKKGVVLNGNI from the coding sequence ATGATTAGTCAACTTTCATGGAAAGTTGGAGGCCAACAAGGTGAAGGAATTGAAAGTACAGGGGAAATCTTCTGTATTGCATTAAACCGATTAGGATATTACCTATACGGTTACCGCCACTTCTCATCACGTATTAAAGGCGGCCATACAAATAATAAAATTCGTGTAAGTACAACAGAAGTACGCGCGATCTCAGATGATTTAGATATTTTAATTGCTTTTGATCAAGAAACAATTGATTTTAACTTCCACGAACTACGTCCGGGCGGAATTGTAGTTGCGGATGCGAAATTTAATCCAACAATACCTGATAATACAGATGTAAATCTATATGTGATACCGTTTACAGATATTGCTTCAGAGTTAGGCACATCATTAATGAAAAATATGGTTGCTGTTGGGGCATCTAGTTCGGTATTAGGGTTAGACGAAACAGCTTATTTAGAGGTTGTTGAAGAAATCTTTGGTCGTAAAGGGGAGCAAGTCGTTCAAAAGAATATGGAAGCAATTAAACGCGGCTCTCAATATATGAAAGAATTGCTTGGTGAGAAAGTAAACATGATGCAGCTTGAAAAAGCTGATGGTAAGAAACGCATGTTTATGATTGGAAACGATGCAATCGCATTTGGTGCGGTAGCTGGTGGTGCTCGCTTTATGTCCGCATACCCAATCACACCTGCATCTGAAATTATGGAATATTTAATTAAAAAGTTACCGAAAGTCGGCGGAACAGTAATCCAAACTGAGGATGAAATCGCAGCTTGTACAATGGCGATCGGTGCAAACTACGCTGGTGTTCGTACATTAACAGCATCTGCTGGTCCTGGTCTTTCATTAATGATGGAAGCAATTGGTTTAGCAGGTATTACTGAAACACCACTAGTTATCATTGATACACAACGTGGTGGTCCAAGTACGGGCTTACCAACAAAACAAGAGCAGTCTGACTTAATGGCTATGATTTACGGAACGCATGGTGAAATTCCAAAAATCGTAATGGCGCCAAGTACAGTTGAAGAAGCTTTCTATGATATTGTAGAAGCGTTTAACTTAGCAGAAGAATATCAAGTGCCTGTTATCTTCTTAACAGATCTACAGCTTTCTTTAGGAAAGCAAACAGTAGAACCACTTAAGTTAGATAAAGTTGAAATTCGTCGCGGTAAGCTTGATTTAGAAATAGAATTACCAGAACGTGAAAATAAAGCATACTTCAAGCGTTATGAAGTAACAGAAGATGGAGTTTCACCACGTGTTTTACCTGGTATGAAAAATGGTATTCACCATGTTACAGGTGTAGAACATGATGAAACGGGTAAACCATCTGAATCAGCGTTAAATCGTAAAGATCAAATGGACAAACGTTTCCGTAAAATGGCGAACTTGCAGTTTAATACCCCTATTTACAAAAATGCTAAGCATGATGACGCAGACGTATTGTTAGTTGGCTTTAACTCAACTCGTGGTGCGATCGAAGAGGCAATGCAGCGTTTGGAACAAGAAGGAATGAAAGTAAACCATGCCCATGTACGTTTAATTCATCCGTTCCCAACAGCTGAAATCGATCCACTTGTGAAAAAAGCGAAGCGTGTTGTAGTAGTAGAAAACAATGCAACTGGTCAGCTTGCTAACATTATGAAAATGAATCTTGGCAATGGTGAGAAAATTTCTAGTCTTTTAAAATACGATGGAAATCCATTCTTGCCGAAAGAGATTTACAACGAATGTAAAAAAGGGGTTGTATTAAATGGCAACATTTAA
- a CDS encoding dipeptidase, with protein sequence MKIFDAHCDVLFQLWSAKGKKDFQNDSQLHITFEQLKKRKGSIQCFAIYVPETVAYENRFEVALQMIDIFHNEILSLPGMKFIQTKNDINMLKQDEIGALLTLEGCEAIGKEAMKLRLFYRLGVRSFGLTWNYANLLADGALEARGAGLTTFGRQVVQELNTLYLWTDVSHLNERSFWDVIDIAENPIASHSNCYQLCGHPRNLTDEQIRALIKKNSIIGITFVPQFLTNERQANIADILRHVEYICSLGGEKNIGFGSDFDGILETVVGVEVYRDYENIINQLCKKYSESMVEHFLYKNFIDRITF encoded by the coding sequence ATGAAAATTTTTGATGCGCATTGCGATGTACTCTTTCAGTTATGGAGTGCAAAGGGGAAAAAAGACTTTCAAAACGATTCACAATTACATATTACATTTGAACAATTAAAGAAAAGAAAAGGAAGTATACAATGCTTTGCTATATATGTACCAGAAACAGTAGCGTATGAAAATCGTTTTGAAGTTGCGCTGCAAATGATAGATATTTTTCATAATGAAATTTTATCGCTACCAGGAATGAAGTTTATTCAGACAAAAAACGATATTAACATGCTAAAACAGGACGAGATTGGAGCATTATTAACATTAGAAGGATGCGAAGCAATTGGAAAAGAAGCGATGAAATTACGTTTGTTTTATCGCTTAGGTGTACGTTCCTTTGGATTGACATGGAACTATGCCAATCTGCTAGCTGATGGAGCGCTAGAGGCACGTGGGGCAGGTTTAACTACATTTGGTAGACAGGTTGTACAAGAACTTAATACGTTATATTTATGGACGGATGTGTCTCACTTAAATGAAAGAAGCTTTTGGGATGTTATAGACATTGCTGAAAACCCAATTGCATCTCACTCAAACTGTTATCAACTTTGTGGGCATCCACGCAATTTAACCGATGAACAAATAAGAGCTCTTATAAAGAAAAATAGCATTATTGGTATTACTTTCGTACCACAGTTTTTAACGAATGAAAGACAAGCGAATATAGCAGATATATTAAGGCATGTGGAATATATTTGTTCATTAGGTGGAGAGAAAAATATAGGGTTTGGTTCTGATTTTGATGGGATTTTAGAAACTGTTGTAGGTGTAGAAGTATATAGGGATTATGAAAATATAATTAACCAACTTTGTAAAAAGTATAGTGAATCAATGGTAGAGCATTTTTTGTATAAAAATTTTATTGACCGTATTACTTTCTGA
- the spoVS gene encoding stage V sporulation protein SpoVS, with the protein MEILKVKATSVPNSVAGALAGVIRERGTAEIQAIGAGALNQAVKAVAIARGFVAPSGLDLICIPAFTDIMIDGEERTAIKLIVEPR; encoded by the coding sequence ATGGAAATATTAAAAGTTAAAGCAACGTCGGTCCCTAATTCTGTAGCTGGTGCACTTGCAGGTGTTATTCGCGAACGCGGAACAGCAGAAATTCAAGCTATTGGTGCAGGTGCATTGAACCAAGCGGTAAAGGCAGTAGCAATTGCAAGAGGATTTGTAGCGCCTAGCGGTTTGGACTTGATTTGTATCCCAGCGTTTACAGATATTATGATTGATGGTGAAGAGCGTACAGCAATAAAATTAATTGTAGAACCTCGTTAA
- a CDS encoding TIGR00282 family metallophosphoesterase — MRILFVGDVVGSPGRDMIQQYVPALKKKYTPTVTIINGENAAGGRGITEKIYRNFLECGAQAVTLGNHAWDNREVFEFIDDAKYLARPANFPEGTPGKGLIFVNCNGTEVAVINLQGRTFLPPIDCPFRKVDELISIAKKRTNIIFVDFHAETTSEKQALGWYVDGRATAVVGTHTHVPTADNRILPSGTAYITDVGMTGPYDGILGMDREAVLKKFLTNLPVRFEVTNGRTQLSAVLIDVDPNTGKAKKIERILINDDQPFFD, encoded by the coding sequence ATGAGAATATTATTTGTTGGGGATGTAGTAGGATCTCCTGGTAGAGACATGATTCAACAGTACGTACCGGCTTTAAAGAAAAAATATACACCTACAGTAACAATTATTAATGGAGAAAATGCTGCGGGTGGACGTGGAATTACGGAAAAAATATATCGAAACTTTTTAGAGTGCGGGGCACAAGCGGTTACGCTTGGAAACCATGCTTGGGATAATCGTGAAGTATTTGAGTTTATTGATGATGCAAAATATCTTGCAAGACCAGCTAACTTCCCAGAAGGGACGCCGGGAAAAGGGCTTATCTTTGTAAATTGTAATGGAACAGAAGTTGCAGTTATTAACTTACAAGGACGTACTTTCCTTCCTCCAATCGATTGTCCATTCCGTAAAGTGGATGAGTTAATCAGCATTGCAAAAAAACGTACAAACATTATCTTTGTTGATTTTCATGCTGAAACAACAAGTGAGAAGCAGGCGTTAGGTTGGTACGTAGACGGTCGTGCTACAGCGGTAGTTGGTACACATACACACGTTCCTACAGCTGATAATCGTATTTTACCAAGCGGAACAGCTTATATTACAGATGTTGGTATGACAGGCCCATATGATGGGATTTTAGGTATGGATCGCGAAGCGGTATTGAAGAAGTTTTTAACGAACTTACCAGTACGTTTTGAAGTGACGAATGGTAGAACGCAATTAAGTGCAGTGTTAATTGATGTGGATCCTAATACAGGGAAAGCGAAGAAAATTGAGCGTATTTTAATTAATGATGACCAGCCGTTTTTTGATTGA
- the rny gene encoding ribonuclease Y, whose protein sequence is MSSTVWILISILLATVGAVVGFFVRKSIAEAKINGAANEAKRILDEANRDAEALKKEALLEAKDEIHTLRTEAELEIRDRRSELQKQENRLMQKEENLDRKDETLDKREQQLEKKEESLVAKQQQIEELESKVGELVQKQQTELERISNLTREQAKAIILGKVESEVSHEIAVMVKESEVRAKEEADKKAKEILSLAMQRCAADHVAETTVSVVNLPNDEMKGRIIGREGRNIRTLETLTGIDLIIDDTPEAVILSGFDPIRRETARIALDKLVQDGRIHPARIEEMVEKSRREVDEYIREVGEQTTFEVGVHGLHPDLIKILGRLKYRTSYGQNVLKHSMEVAYLTGLMAAELGEDEKLARRAGLLHDIGKAIDHEVEGSHVEIGVELATKYKEHPVVINSIASHHGDTEPTSIIAVLVAAADALSAARPGARSETLENYIRRLEKLEEISESYEGVEKSFAIQAGREVRILVKPDTIDDLEAHRLARDIRKRIENELDYPGHIKVTVIRETRAVEYAK, encoded by the coding sequence ATGAGTAGTACAGTTTGGATACTCATCTCCATTTTGCTTGCAACAGTCGGTGCAGTTGTTGGCTTTTTTGTTCGAAAGTCTATTGCTGAAGCGAAGATTAATGGTGCAGCTAATGAAGCAAAACGTATTCTAGACGAAGCGAATCGTGATGCTGAAGCACTTAAAAAAGAAGCGCTTTTAGAAGCAAAGGATGAAATTCATACACTTCGTACAGAAGCTGAATTAGAAATTCGTGACCGTAGAAGCGAATTACAAAAACAAGAAAATCGTTTAATGCAAAAAGAAGAGAACCTTGATCGTAAAGACGAAACGCTCGATAAGCGCGAGCAACAGTTAGAAAAGAAAGAGGAATCTCTTGTAGCGAAACAACAACAGATTGAAGAGTTGGAAAGCAAAGTGGGAGAGTTAGTTCAAAAGCAACAAACAGAATTAGAGCGCATTTCCAATCTGACCCGCGAACAAGCGAAAGCAATTATTCTTGGTAAAGTGGAAAGTGAAGTTTCTCATGAAATTGCCGTTATGGTAAAAGAAAGTGAAGTTCGCGCGAAAGAAGAAGCGGATAAGAAGGCAAAAGAGATTTTATCTCTTGCAATGCAAAGATGTGCAGCTGATCATGTTGCTGAAACAACCGTTTCGGTTGTAAATCTTCCAAATGACGAAATGAAGGGACGTATTATCGGACGTGAAGGTCGTAATATTCGTACGTTAGAAACGTTAACAGGTATTGACCTTATTATCGATGATACACCAGAAGCGGTAATTCTATCTGGATTTGACCCGATTCGTCGTGAAACAGCTCGTATCGCTCTTGATAAACTAGTACAGGACGGACGTATTCACCCAGCGCGTATTGAAGAGATGGTCGAAAAATCAAGACGTGAAGTGGACGAGTATATTCGTGAAGTCGGAGAGCAAACAACGTTTGAAGTGGGTGTTCATGGCTTACATCCAGATTTAATTAAAATTTTAGGTCGTTTAAAATACCGTACAAGTTATGGACAAAACGTCTTAAAACACTCTATGGAAGTTGCATACTTAACTGGACTTATGGCAGCGGAGCTTGGTGAGGATGAAAAACTAGCAAGACGTGCTGGTCTGTTACATGATATTGGAAAAGCAATCGATCATGAAGTAGAAGGTAGTCACGTTGAAATTGGTGTTGAACTCGCAACGAAATATAAAGAGCATCCTGTTGTAATAAACAGTATTGCATCTCACCATGGTGACACAGAACCAACTTCTATCATTGCAGTTCTAGTTGCTGCAGCAGATGCATTATCAGCTGCAAGACCGGGAGCTCGTAGTGAAACGCTTGAGAACTACATTCGTCGTCTTGAAAAGTTGGAAGAGATTTCAGAGTCTTATGAAGGTGTAGAAAAATCTTTCGCAATTCAAGCAGGACGTGAAGTTCGTATTCTGGTAAAACCAGATACAATTGATGATTTAGAAGCTCATCGTTTAGCTCGTGATATTCGAAAACGTATTGAAAATGAACTGGATTATCCAGGACATATTAAAGTAACTGTTATTCGTGAAACACGTGCAGTGGAATACGCAAAATAA
- the recA gene encoding recombinase RecA, with protein MSDRQAALDMALKQIEKQFGKGSIMKLGEQAERRISTISSGSLALDVALGVGGYPRGRVIEIYGPESSGKTTVSLHAIAEVQRQGGQAAFIDAEHAMDPVYAQKLGVNIDELLLSQPDTGEQGLEIAEALVRSGAVDIIVIDSVAALVPKAEIEGDMGDSHVGLQARLMSQALRKLSGAINKSKTIAIFINQIREKVGVMFGNPETTPGGRALKFYSTVRLEVRRAEQLKQGNDIVGNKTKVKVVKNKVAPPFRVAEVDIMYGEGISREGEILDMASELDIVQKSGAWYSYNEERLGQGRENSKQFLKENTDLREEIAFFVREHHGIGENSGVEDTEDSTRQD; from the coding sequence ATGAGCGATCGTCAAGCGGCATTAGATATGGCGTTAAAACAAATAGAGAAGCAATTCGGTAAAGGTTCAATTATGAAATTAGGAGAACAAGCGGAGCGTAGAATTTCTACAATTTCAAGTGGTTCTTTAGCACTTGATGTGGCACTAGGGGTAGGCGGATACCCACGTGGCCGTGTTATTGAAATTTATGGACCTGAAAGTTCAGGTAAAACAACAGTTTCATTACACGCAATCGCGGAAGTGCAGCGTCAAGGTGGACAAGCGGCGTTCATCGATGCGGAGCATGCGATGGATCCTGTATATGCACAAAAATTAGGTGTTAACATCGATGAATTACTATTATCACAGCCTGATACAGGGGAGCAAGGACTAGAAATCGCAGAAGCACTTGTACGAAGTGGCGCGGTTGATATTATCGTAATTGACTCTGTAGCAGCTCTTGTACCGAAAGCCGAAATCGAAGGGGACATGGGTGACTCTCACGTTGGTTTACAAGCACGTTTAATGTCACAAGCACTTCGTAAACTTTCAGGTGCAATCAACAAATCAAAAACAATCGCAATCTTTATCAACCAAATTCGTGAAAAAGTTGGGGTTATGTTCGGGAACCCAGAAACAACTCCAGGTGGTCGTGCGTTGAAATTCTATTCAACTGTCCGTCTTGAAGTACGTCGTGCTGAGCAATTAAAGCAAGGTAATGACATCGTTGGTAATAAAACGAAAGTAAAAGTAGTTAAAAATAAAGTTGCACCGCCATTCCGTGTTGCTGAAGTTGATATTATGTACGGAGAAGGTATTTCAAGAGAAGGTGAAATCTTAGATATGGCTTCTGAACTTGATATCGTTCAAAAGAGCGGTGCTTGGTACTCTTATAATGAAGAACGCTTAGGACAAGGTCGTGAAAATTCGAAGCAATTCTTAAAAGAGAATACGGATTTAAGAGAAGAAATTGCCTTCTTTGTTCGTGAACATCACGGAATTGGTGAAAACTCTGGTGTTGAAGACACGGAAGATTCAACTCGTCAAGATTAA
- a CDS encoding competence/damage-inducible protein A: MNAEIIAVGTELLLGQIANTNAQFLSEKLASIGINVYYHTVVGDNNKRLQKAIELAEERADMLIFTGGLGPTKDDLTKETIASSLDEELVYDEKALTSISDYFKRTGREFTENNKKQALVLNGSTVFANDHGMAPGMGLNKNGKVYILLPGPPKEMKPMYISYVEPFLCKFTTGENIYSRVLRFFGIGESQLEVKVQDLIDGQTNPTIAPLANDGEVTLRLTAKHHDAAEAEKLIQHVEDLILERVGEFFYGYDQDFLHYKAIRLLKEKGLTLACAESLTGGLFGNQVTENAGVSSVFKGGVICYQNDVKQQILHVPEEVLRTDGAVSKQCARYLAENVKKLLKADIGISFTGVAGPDASEHKEPGTVFVGLAIKEEPAVVFSLNLSGSRQQIRERSTKYGFYHLFKKLEEI, encoded by the coding sequence ATGAATGCTGAAATTATTGCGGTTGGAACGGAATTATTACTTGGACAAATTGCAAATACAAATGCCCAGTTTTTATCTGAAAAGTTAGCTTCAATCGGAATTAACGTGTACTACCATACTGTTGTTGGGGATAATAACAAGCGATTACAGAAGGCAATTGAATTGGCTGAAGAACGAGCTGATATGCTCATTTTTACAGGTGGATTAGGACCGACAAAAGATGATTTAACGAAAGAAACAATAGCGTCTAGTTTAGATGAAGAGCTTGTGTATGATGAAAAGGCATTAACATCGATAAGCGATTATTTTAAGCGTACAGGCCGTGAATTTACGGAGAATAATAAAAAGCAGGCGCTCGTTTTAAATGGATCGACTGTATTTGCGAATGATCACGGTATGGCGCCTGGTATGGGGTTAAATAAGAACGGAAAAGTTTATATTTTATTACCAGGACCACCAAAAGAAATGAAGCCGATGTATATAAGTTACGTAGAGCCTTTTTTATGTAAGTTTACAACGGGGGAAAATATTTATTCTCGTGTTCTTCGTTTTTTCGGTATTGGGGAATCTCAATTAGAGGTGAAAGTTCAAGATTTAATTGATGGACAAACGAATCCAACCATTGCACCACTTGCAAATGATGGAGAAGTGACATTACGTTTAACTGCCAAACATCATGATGCTGCTGAGGCGGAGAAACTGATTCAGCATGTGGAAGATTTGATTTTAGAAAGAGTAGGAGAATTTTTCTACGGATATGACCAAGATTTCCTTCATTACAAGGCAATAAGGCTATTGAAGGAAAAAGGGTTAACTTTAGCATGTGCAGAAAGTTTAACAGGTGGTCTTTTTGGAAATCAAGTAACAGAAAATGCTGGTGTCTCGTCTGTATTTAAAGGCGGTGTCATTTGTTATCAAAATGATGTGAAGCAACAAATTTTACATGTACCTGAAGAAGTGTTACGAACTGACGGCGCGGTTAGTAAGCAGTGTGCTCGTTATCTTGCTGAAAATGTAAAGAAACTGTTAAAAGCAGATATCGGGATTAGTTTCACTGGGGTGGCAGGACCGGATGCTTCAGAGCATAAAGAGCCAGGAACAGTATTTGTTGGATTGGCGATTAAAGAGGAACCAGCTGTAGTCTTCTCGCTTAATTTAAGTGGAAGTCGTCAACAAATTAGAGAACGCTCTACAAAATATGGATTTTATCATTTATTTAAAAAGCTAGAAGAGATATAA
- the pgsA gene encoding CDP-diacylglycerol--glycerol-3-phosphate 3-phosphatidyltransferase: MNLPNKITISRICLIPVFMVIMLAPFNWGSYTIGDVNLPIQHLAGALIFIIASATDWIDGYYARKYNLVTNLGKFLDPLADKLLVSAALITLVEMQYVPAWIVIVIISREFAVTGLRLVLAGTGEVVAANQLGKIKTWTQIIAIAAYLLHDVPLNLLHIPVADIFIWIALFFTVISGWDYFWKNKDAFVNSK, from the coding sequence GTGAATTTACCAAATAAAATTACAATATCTAGAATCTGCTTAATTCCAGTTTTTATGGTAATTATGCTAGCGCCCTTTAACTGGGGCTCATATACAATTGGTGATGTCAATTTACCAATTCAACATTTAGCAGGAGCACTAATTTTTATAATTGCTTCAGCTACAGATTGGATTGATGGATATTATGCAAGAAAATATAATCTTGTAACGAATTTAGGGAAATTCCTTGACCCGTTAGCAGATAAATTACTTGTTTCTGCAGCACTTATCACGTTGGTAGAGATGCAATATGTACCTGCTTGGATCGTTATTGTAATTATAAGCCGTGAGTTTGCAGTAACAGGTTTACGCCTTGTACTTGCTGGGACAGGGGAAGTAGTTGCAGCAAATCAGCTAGGGAAAATTAAGACATGGACACAAATTATTGCGATTGCAGCATACTTATTACATGATGTACCGTTAAATTTACTTCATATTCCAGTTGCAGATATTTTCATATGGATTGCATTATTCTTTACCGTTATTTCAGGATGGGATTATTTCTGGAAAAATAAAGATGCTTTTGTAAACTCAAAATAG
- a CDS encoding helix-turn-helix domain-containing protein, translating into MTELGQKLTEAREAKGLSIDQLHEITKIQKRHLVAIEEGNYGVLPGAFYARAFIKQYADAVGLNGEELLVEYQSTIPQSENREVPQVSTGQKTQETMQKSSSWPIADHMPKILIVLLVIAFGVVVWFVIQALTGKDDRQVPNAQSEKIEVQKAKDSPLDTKKDEVKAEEPKKEEPKKEEPKKEEQPAQPTGQQEVKLVGTSGKVSTFEIHNNKTLELEISGKGASYVDVKDDADNEILNTTVQSGQTEKRDLSTVKEVRLNIGNAPNVEIKLNGQVVTFPLDPAKEYHQRLVIKNQGIGQALQ; encoded by the coding sequence GTGACGGAATTAGGACAAAAGCTGACAGAAGCAAGAGAAGCGAAAGGCTTATCTATTGATCAGCTGCATGAGATTACAAAAATTCAAAAACGCCATTTAGTAGCGATTGAAGAAGGCAATTATGGTGTGTTGCCAGGAGCTTTTTATGCGCGTGCATTCATTAAACAATATGCAGATGCTGTTGGATTAAATGGAGAGGAACTGCTTGTAGAATATCAGAGTACGATACCACAATCTGAAAATCGTGAAGTTCCACAAGTATCAACTGGACAAAAAACACAAGAAACAATGCAAAAATCTTCATCATGGCCAATTGCAGATCATATGCCAAAAATTTTGATTGTGTTGTTAGTAATCGCATTTGGAGTGGTAGTCTGGTTTGTTATTCAAGCGTTAACTGGAAAAGATGATAGGCAAGTTCCGAATGCTCAAAGTGAGAAGATTGAGGTTCAAAAAGCAAAAGATTCTCCGCTAGATACGAAGAAAGATGAAGTGAAAGCGGAAGAACCTAAAAAAGAAGAGCCAAAGAAAGAAGAACCAAAGAAAGAGGAGCAACCAGCGCAACCAACTGGACAACAAGAAGTGAAGTTAGTTGGAACGAGTGGTAAGGTGTCTACTTTTGAAATTCATAATAATAAAACATTAGAACTGGAAATCTCAGGCAAGGGTGCAAGCTATGTAGATGTTAAAGATGATGCGGATAACGAAATTCTAAACACTACCGTACAAAGTGGTCAAACAGAAAAACGTGATTTATCAACAGTAAAAGAAGTGCGACTTAATATTGGAAATGCACCGAATGTTGAAATTAAACTGAATGGCCAAGTGGTTACTTTCCCATTAGATCCAGCAAAAGAATATCACCAAAGATTGGTGATAAAAAACCAAGGGATAGGGCAAGCTCTGCAATAA